One Rosa chinensis cultivar Old Blush chromosome 5, RchiOBHm-V2, whole genome shotgun sequence genomic region harbors:
- the LOC112165403 gene encoding zinc finger protein ZAT12: MKRGREDDQTLDLVSCLMLLSKVGQSDSSPIKKQKTLDRAFVCKTCNREFSSFQALGGHRASHNKPKLMAGNGASDLLQLAQSSPSSPAKPKTHECPICGLEFAIGQALGGHMRRHRDVMTSAAADRVRTAAVPVPVLKKSTSSKWVSCLDLDLNLAPPGYQRHYDLTKLQLIS, from the coding sequence ATGAAGAGAGGCAGAGAAGATGATCAGACCCTGGATTTGGTTAGTTGCTTGATGCTGTTATCCAAAGTCGGCCAAAGTGATTCATCCCCAATTAAAAAACAGAAGACCTTGGATCGTGCCTTTGTTTGCAAGACGTGTAACCGCGAGTTCTCCTCGTTCCAAGCCCTCGGAGGTCACAGAGCGAGTCACAACAAACCAAAACTAATGGCCGGAAATGGTGCCTCCGACCTCTTACAGTTAGCACAGTCATCACCGAGCTCCCCGGCCAAGCCCAAGACCCACGAGTGTCCCATCTGCGGGCTTGAATTCGCGATCGGGCAAGCGCTTGGGGGTCACATGAGGAGACACAGGGATGTCATGACTTCCGCTGCTGCGGATCGGGTTCGGACGGCAGCGGTGCCGGTGCCGGTGTTGAAAAAATCGACTAGTAGTAAATGGGTGTCATGCTTGGATCTGGATTTGAATTTGGCACCACCGGGATATCAACGTCATTACGATTTGACGAAGCTGCAGTTGATTTCTTGA
- the LOC112165479 gene encoding zinc finger protein ZAT12 yields MKRDREDEQTLDLVSCLMLLSKVGQNDSSPVKKQKTSDRAFVCKTCNREFSSFQALGGHRASHNKPKLMAGGAIDLLQLPQSTPSSPAKPKTHECPICGLEFAIGQALGGHMRRHRDVINSASADRDRAAAMPVLKKSNSSKRVSCLNLDLNLAPPGYQRHYDLTKLQLIA; encoded by the coding sequence ATGAAAAGAGACAGAGAAGATGAGCAGACCCTGGATTTGGTTAGTTGCTTGATGCTGTTATCCAAAGTCGGCCAAAATGATTCATCCCCAGTCAAAAAACAAAAGACCTCGGACCGCGCCTTTGTCTGCAAGACTTGTAATCGCGAGTTCTCATCGTTCCAAGCCCTCGGAGGCCACAGAGCGAGCCACAACAAGCCGAAACTAATGGCAGGCGGAGCTATAGACCTTTTACAGCTTCCTCAGTCGACGCCGAGCTCGCCGGCCAAGCCCAAGACGCACGAGTGCCCCATCTGCGGGCTTGAATTCGCAATTGGGCAAGCGCTTGGAGGACACATGAGGAGACATAGGGATGTTATAAATTCTGCTTCTGCAGATCGAGATCGGGCAGCAGCCATGCCGGTGTTGAAGAAATCCAATAGCAGCAAAAGGGTGTCGTGCTTGAATCTGGATTTGAATTTGGCACCACCGGGATACCAACGTCATTACGATTTGACGAAGCTGCAGTTGATTGCTTGA
- the LOC112166639 gene encoding zinc finger protein ZAT12 — MKRGREDEQTMDLVGCLMLLSKVGQNDSSPIKKQKTSDRAFVCKTCNREFSSFQALGGHRASHNKPKLMAGGATDLSQLAQLAPISPAKPKTHECPVCGLEFAIGQALGGHMRRHRDVMNSASADRVRAAAVPVLKKSNSSKRVSCFNLDLNLAPPGYQHHYDLTKLQLIF, encoded by the coding sequence ATGAAAAGAGGCAGAGAAGATGAGCAGACCATGGACTTGGTTGGTTGCTTGATGCTGCTATCCAAAGTTGGCCAAAATGATTCGTCCccaatcaaaaaacaaaagaccTCTGACCGTGCCTTTGTTTGCAAGACATGTAATCGCGAGTTCTCATCGTTCCAAGCCCTCGGAGGCCACAGAGCGAGCCATAACAAGCCGAAACTAATGGCCGGCGGAGCCACAGACCTTTCACAGCTTGCTCAGTTGGCGCCTATCTCACCGGCAAAGCCCAAGACCCACGAGTGCCCTGTCTGTGGGCTTGAATTCGCAATCGGGCAAGCGCTTGGAGGACACATGAGGAGACATAGGGACGTTATGAATTCTGCTTCTGCCGATCGAGTTCGGGCAGCAGCCGTGCCCGTGTTGAAGAAATCCAATAGTAGCAAAAGGGTGTCGTGCTTCAATCTGGATTTGAATTTGGCACCACCCGGATATCAACATCACTACGATTTAACGAAGTTGCAGTTGATCTTTTAA
- the LOC112166852 gene encoding zinc finger protein ZAT12, producing the protein MKRGREDDQQTLDLVNCLMLLSKVDQNDSSSIKKQKISDRVFVCKTCNREFSSFQALGGHRASHKKPSGADQLQLAQPSSPAKPKKHECPICRMEFAVGQALGGHMRRHRDVMSSAAERIRAAAVPVLKKSNSSKRVSCLNLDLNLAPPGYPHLYDLTELQLTS; encoded by the coding sequence ATGAAGAGAGGCAGAGAAGATGATCAGCAGACCCTGGATTTGGTCAATTGTTTGATGCTACTATCCAAAGTAGACCAAAATGACTCCTCctcaatcaaaaaacaaaagatcTCGGACCGTGTCTTTGTTTGTAAGACGTGTAATCGGGAGTTCTCGTCGTTCCAAGCCCTCGGAGGCCATAGAGCAAGCCACAAGAAACCGAGCGGTGCAGACCAGTTACAGCTTGCACAGCCCAGCTCGCCGGCAAAGCCCAAGAAGCACGAGTGTCCGATCTGCAGGATGGAATTCGCAGTTGGTCAAGCGCTTGGGGGACACATGAGGAGACATAGAGATGTTATGAGTTCTGCTGCGGAAAGGATTCGGGCGGCAGCTGTGCCGGTATTGAAGAAATCAAATAGTAGTAAAAGGGTATCGTGCTTGAATCTGGATTTGAATTTGGCACCGCCGGGATATCCGCATCTTTATGATTTGACAGAGTTGCAGTTAACTTCTTGA